The Candidatus Hydrogenedentota bacterium genome includes a window with the following:
- a CDS encoding AGE family epimerase/isomerase produces the protein MDAARLQSLATTYRDGLLNDTVPFWLRHGFDRDYGGIMTCLNRDGAVIDTDKGLWQQGRFTWLLSTLLHDIEDRTEWRAAAASTAEFMERAGYDPDDHMYFLATREGKPLRKRRYVFTESFAAIALAAWARVSGDEGPRDRAIEHYQRFVDFNETPGWIKPKMEPGTRPCQGMGPHMIRINTAQVLRDTIGYESANADIDFAIDAIDRNFVNREWKAVLETATPEGDLIDHFDGRLLNPGHAIEAAWFILHEAWIRDNDPRLVELGCTMLDWMWERGWDSEHGGIRYFCDVKGLPVQEYWHDMKFWWPQNETIIATLLAWALTGDEKYARMHTQIHDWAHAHFPDPEFGEWFGYLHRDGRLSVPLKGNIWKGPFHIPRMQWFCWRLCERLLEHQQGGPLTPLRY, from the coding sequence TTGGATGCGGCGCGCCTGCAGTCGCTGGCCACCACCTATCGCGATGGTTTGTTGAACGACACCGTGCCTTTCTGGCTGCGCCACGGATTCGATCGCGATTATGGCGGTATCATGACCTGCCTCAACCGGGACGGCGCAGTCATCGACACCGACAAGGGCCTCTGGCAACAGGGTCGCTTCACCTGGCTCCTTTCGACACTCCTCCACGACATCGAGGACCGCACGGAATGGCGCGCCGCCGCCGCCTCAACCGCCGAGTTCATGGAGCGCGCGGGCTACGATCCGGACGACCACATGTATTTCCTCGCCACGCGCGAAGGAAAGCCTCTCCGCAAGCGCCGCTACGTCTTCACCGAGTCCTTCGCCGCCATCGCGCTGGCCGCCTGGGCCCGCGTTTCCGGCGATGAAGGCCCCCGCGATCGCGCGATCGAGCACTACCAGCGCTTCGTCGATTTCAACGAGACGCCCGGCTGGATCAAGCCCAAGATGGAGCCCGGCACACGCCCCTGCCAGGGTATGGGCCCCCACATGATCCGCATCAACACCGCCCAGGTCCTCCGGGACACGATCGGGTATGAAAGCGCAAACGCCGACATCGACTTCGCGATCGACGCCATCGACCGCAACTTCGTGAACCGGGAGTGGAAAGCGGTCCTCGAAACCGCCACGCCGGAGGGCGATCTCATCGACCACTTCGACGGGCGCCTACTCAACCCCGGACACGCCATTGAAGCCGCGTGGTTCATCCTGCACGAGGCGTGGATCCGCGACAACGACCCCCGCCTTGTCGAACTGGGGTGCACCATGCTCGACTGGATGTGGGAGCGCGGCTGGGACAGCGAACATGGCGGCATCCGCTACTTCTGCGACGTCAAGGGCCTGCCCGTCCAGGAATACTGGCACGACATGAAGTTCTGGTGGCCGCAAAACGAAACCATCATCGCCACCCTGCTCGCCTGGGCCCTGACCGGCGACGAAAAATACGCCCGGATGCACACCCAGATACACGACTGGGCCCACGCCCACTTCCCGGATCCCGAATTCGGCGAGTGGTTCGGTTACCTCCACCGCGACGGACGCCTCTCCGTCCCCCTCAAGGGCAATATCTGGAAAGGCCCCTTCCACATCCCCCGGATGCAGTGGTTCTGCTGGCGCCTCTGCGAGCGGCTCCTCGAACACCAGCAAGGCGGCCCCCTCACCCCCCTGCGCTACTGA
- a CDS encoding sulfatase-like hydrolase/transferase: protein MSAFTWLTRCLVAVVFGVALAAVAAPPNIVVIVSDDQGYNDLGVTNDAILTPNLDRLASEGLRLTDFYVAWPACTPSRGSLLTGRYPQRNGLYDMIRNDVADLGVEITPEDYPYTPERILGMDTREMMISDILSDAGYACGVFGKWDGGQLKRFLPLQRGFDAFYGFTNTGIDYYTHERYGTPSMYRDNMPTVEDKGAYATYLFERESLRFLEARREQPFFLYVPFNAPHGASNLDPAIRGSVQAPDEFRAMYPELLSEAGLQKGQRYGQEAMVPNRAERDLGYKAAVTCMDASIGKILDALEAHGVADNTIVIFFSDNGGSGGADNSPLNGRKGQVLEGGVRVPCLIRWPRVTRPGTVSDAFVTALDLFPTLAAAAGAPLPEGVVIDGYDIRAALGGGASPREAMFWQRREEKAARVGHWKWVDAKRGSGLYDLSEDIGEQNDLSKERPEILKMMRERFAAWRAEMDASEPRGPFRDF, encoded by the coding sequence ATGTCCGCGTTTACCTGGCTGACGCGCTGTCTGGTGGCCGTTGTTTTCGGGGTGGCGCTTGCCGCCGTGGCGGCGCCGCCGAATATTGTGGTGATTGTTTCCGATGATCAGGGGTACAACGACCTGGGCGTGACGAATGACGCGATCCTTACGCCGAATCTCGACCGGCTTGCGTCGGAGGGCCTGCGGCTGACGGATTTCTACGTGGCGTGGCCGGCGTGCACGCCGTCGCGCGGGAGCCTGCTGACGGGGCGTTACCCGCAGCGGAACGGGCTGTACGACATGATCCGGAACGACGTGGCGGATCTTGGGGTGGAGATCACGCCGGAGGACTACCCGTATACGCCGGAGCGGATTCTGGGGATGGACACGCGGGAGATGATGATCTCCGACATCCTGAGCGATGCGGGCTATGCGTGCGGGGTCTTCGGCAAGTGGGACGGTGGCCAGCTCAAGCGCTTTCTACCGCTCCAGCGGGGCTTCGACGCGTTTTACGGGTTCACGAACACCGGGATCGACTACTACACCCACGAGCGCTACGGCACGCCGTCGATGTACCGGGACAACATGCCCACGGTGGAAGACAAGGGCGCCTACGCGACGTATCTTTTCGAGCGGGAATCGCTGCGCTTTCTGGAAGCGCGCCGGGAGCAGCCGTTCTTTCTCTATGTGCCGTTCAACGCGCCGCATGGGGCGTCCAACCTCGATCCCGCAATCCGGGGATCGGTGCAGGCGCCGGACGAATTCCGCGCGATGTACCCGGAGTTGCTTTCGGAGGCCGGGCTCCAGAAGGGCCAGCGCTACGGCCAGGAGGCCATGGTGCCGAACAGGGCGGAGCGCGATCTGGGGTATAAGGCCGCGGTCACGTGCATGGACGCCTCGATCGGCAAGATTCTGGACGCCCTGGAGGCGCATGGGGTCGCGGACAACACCATCGTGATCTTCTTCTCCGACAACGGCGGTTCCGGCGGCGCGGACAACAGCCCGCTGAACGGGCGCAAAGGCCAGGTGCTGGAAGGGGGTGTGCGCGTGCCGTGCCTGATCCGGTGGCCCCGCGTGACCCGGCCCGGGACGGTGTCGGACGCCTTCGTGACCGCGCTGGACCTCTTCCCCACGCTGGCGGCAGCGGCGGGAGCGCCGCTGCCCGAGGGCGTGGTGATCGACGGCTACGACATCCGGGCGGCGCTCGGGGGCGGGGCGTCCCCGCGCGAGGCGATGTTCTGGCAGCGCCGCGAAGAGAAGGCCGCGCGCGTGGGCCATTGGAAATGGGTGGATGCGAAGCGCGGATCGGGGCTGTACGATCTCTCGGAAGACATCGGGGAGCAGAACGACCTCTCGAAAGAGCGCCCGGAGATTCTGAAGATGATGCGGGAGCGTTTCGCCGCGTGGCGCGCGGAGATGGACGCGTCGGAACCGCGCGGCCCGTTCCGGGATTTTTGA
- a CDS encoding sulfatase, giving the protein MWRFFRVLAAFAGLLWLLPAGAADRPNIVWLSAEDIGPHLGCYGDAEARTPRLDRLAAEGTRFARAYTTAGVCAPSRSAIITGMYQTSLGTQHMRGKASLPVHIGPFTVALRAAGYYCTNNSKTDYQFDAPAGTWDESSNRAHWKNRPEPDQPFFAVFNYTGCHESGIENEEKYRSVTEGIAPIDRAAAAKTLPPYYPDTPVTREDWGRYYDVIAALDRWAGEHLAGLEEAGLADDTIVIFWSDHGAGLPRAKRWLYESGTRVPLIVRIPERFRAAGQGAPGSVDERLVSLMDLGPTALRLAGLDAPGHVQGQAFLGAGIPAPRAYIHGARDRMDERYDIIRMVRDAKYRYIRNYEPFKPYYQYMNTPEKGATMREIRRAQAEGDAAPAVALFLADRKPFEELYDVENDPHELRNLAEDPAHREALERLRRAHLDWVAETRDTGLIPEPLLVAEAEAAGSAWAVLNGPDGAARMERIRDAASLALAGAGARERLVGLLADPDPAVRYWAATGLGNLGAAAAGAGAALRPILEDPAPVVRVAAARAFARMGEPEAALPVLVAVVDGGAQWERLHAAIVLDEMEEDALPALDAMRRNKAYREEMVAQGKYTVRVLNRALNELLGTNETVD; this is encoded by the coding sequence ATGTGGCGTTTTTTTCGTGTTCTGGCCGCGTTTGCGGGATTGCTGTGGTTGCTTCCGGCGGGGGCGGCGGATCGCCCGAATATCGTGTGGCTTTCGGCGGAGGATATTGGCCCGCACCTGGGCTGCTATGGCGATGCGGAGGCGCGTACGCCGCGCCTGGACCGGCTGGCGGCGGAGGGGACGCGCTTTGCGCGGGCGTATACGACGGCGGGCGTGTGCGCGCCGAGCCGGTCGGCGATTATCACGGGGATGTACCAGACGTCGCTGGGCACGCAGCATATGCGGGGGAAGGCGTCGCTGCCGGTGCATATCGGGCCGTTTACGGTCGCGCTGCGCGCGGCGGGGTACTATTGCACGAACAACAGCAAGACGGATTACCAGTTTGACGCGCCGGCGGGGACGTGGGACGAATCGAGCAACCGCGCGCACTGGAAGAACCGCCCGGAACCGGACCAGCCGTTTTTTGCGGTGTTCAACTACACGGGCTGCCACGAGTCGGGCATTGAAAACGAGGAGAAATACCGATCGGTGACGGAGGGCATCGCGCCGATCGATCGGGCGGCGGCCGCGAAGACGTTGCCGCCGTATTACCCGGACACGCCGGTGACGCGGGAGGACTGGGGCCGCTATTACGACGTGATCGCGGCGCTGGACCGGTGGGCCGGTGAGCACCTGGCGGGGCTGGAGGAGGCGGGCCTGGCGGACGACACGATCGTGATCTTCTGGTCGGACCACGGGGCGGGCCTGCCGCGGGCGAAGCGCTGGCTTTATGAGTCGGGGACGCGCGTGCCGCTGATTGTGCGTATACCGGAGCGGTTCCGCGCGGCGGGGCAGGGCGCGCCGGGATCGGTCGATGAGCGGCTGGTCAGCCTGATGGATCTGGGGCCGACGGCGCTTCGGCTGGCGGGTCTGGACGCGCCGGGGCACGTGCAGGGCCAGGCCTTTCTGGGCGCGGGGATTCCGGCGCCGCGCGCGTATATCCATGGTGCGCGGGACCGCATGGACGAGCGCTACGACATCATCCGAATGGTGCGCGACGCGAAGTACCGTTACATCCGGAATTACGAGCCGTTCAAGCCGTACTACCAGTATATGAACACCCCGGAAAAGGGCGCGACGATGCGCGAGATCCGGCGGGCGCAGGCGGAAGGGGACGCGGCGCCGGCGGTGGCGCTGTTTCTCGCGGACCGGAAGCCTTTCGAGGAGCTGTACGACGTGGAGAACGATCCCCACGAGCTGCGCAACCTCGCGGAGGACCCGGCGCACCGGGAAGCGCTGGAGCGCCTGCGGCGGGCGCACCTGGACTGGGTGGCGGAGACGCGCGACACGGGCCTGATTCCGGAGCCGCTGCTGGTGGCGGAGGCGGAGGCGGCCGGGAGCGCCTGGGCCGTGCTGAATGGGCCGGACGGCGCGGCGCGGATGGAGAGAATCCGGGACGCGGCATCGCTGGCGCTGGCGGGCGCCGGCGCGCGGGAGCGGCTTGTCGGGCTGCTGGCGGATCCGGATCCTGCGGTGCGCTACTGGGCGGCGACGGGCCTGGGGAACCTGGGCGCGGCGGCGGCGGGTGCGGGGGCGGCGCTGCGGCCGATCCTGGAGGACCCGGCGCCGGTGGTGCGCGTGGCGGCGGCGCGGGCCTTCGCGCGGATGGGCGAGCCGGAGGCGGCGCTGCCCGTGCTGGTGGCGGTGGTGGACGGCGGTGCGCAGTGGGAGCGGCTGCACGCAGCGATTGTGCTCGATGAAATGGAAGAGGACGCGCTTCCGGCGCTGGATGCGATGCGGCGGAACAAGGCCTACCGCGAGGAGATGGTGGCGCAGGGCAAGTATACGGTGCGGGTGCTCAACCGGGCGCTGAACGAACTGCTGGGGACGAACGAGACGGTGGATTGA
- a CDS encoding DUF262 domain-containing protein codes for MSAPDDENDLETESEEDEAEVSVNYEIATYPSDFTLSGISQMWIDGDIEIPDYQREFVWSIKQSSLLIDSFLRGLPVPPVFFYVDEDSKNIVIDGQQRILSVVFYLEGYFGKESTHGKRQVFRLTGIGENNHFNRRTFDELAESDQRKLKQSVLRAINIKQLRPIGESTSAYHIFERLNTGGVPLKPQEIRNCVFRGEFCQLLKEANTDPNWRKILGRKNIDKHLRDVEFILRVFSLVGSAGGYEKPMKEFLNVEMGKHRSGKTSKVREFFKAFPIVTDLVVRNLGERPFHIRGPLNISVLDSVMSVCIENHRKLTGSRNLKKRFEHLRQDQDFIDAATVNTTDTKTVNNRLTIVCRALLDQ; via the coding sequence ATGTCTGCACCTGATGACGAGAACGACCTGGAAACTGAAAGTGAAGAAGACGAAGCGGAAGTTAGTGTAAATTACGAGATTGCCACATATCCCTCTGATTTTACGCTCTCTGGAATTTCTCAGATGTGGATCGACGGGGATATAGAAATTCCAGATTACCAGCGCGAATTCGTATGGTCTATCAAGCAATCGTCTTTGCTAATTGACTCGTTCCTTCGAGGGCTTCCGGTTCCACCGGTGTTCTTCTATGTCGACGAAGACAGCAAAAACATAGTAATTGATGGCCAGCAGAGAATACTAAGTGTTGTATTCTACCTTGAGGGCTACTTCGGGAAGGAAAGCACTCATGGAAAGCGACAGGTGTTCCGACTGACCGGTATTGGAGAGAACAATCACTTTAATAGGAGGACATTTGACGAGCTGGCAGAATCCGATCAGCGGAAACTGAAGCAGTCAGTCCTTCGCGCGATTAACATAAAGCAATTACGCCCAATTGGGGAGAGCACGAGCGCGTACCATATTTTTGAACGATTGAACACTGGTGGCGTTCCACTGAAGCCCCAAGAAATTCGCAATTGCGTGTTCCGTGGTGAATTCTGCCAGTTGCTCAAAGAAGCAAACACGGATCCCAATTGGCGAAAGATCTTGGGGCGCAAGAACATCGATAAGCATCTGAGGGATGTGGAGTTCATCCTAAGGGTATTCTCGCTTGTCGGTTCAGCGGGAGGTTATGAGAAGCCCATGAAGGAGTTTCTCAATGTCGAAATGGGGAAGCACCGCAGTGGCAAGACTTCAAAAGTACGGGAGTTCTTCAAGGCTTTCCCCATTGTGACAGATCTTGTCGTTCGAAACCTTGGAGAGCGTCCATTTCATATTCGAGGCCCATTAAACATTTCCGTCCTTGATTCGGTGATGTCTGTATGTATAGAGAATCACAGAAAACTGACAGGATCCCGAAATCTTAAGAAGAGATTTGAGCACCTTCGCCAAGACCAGGACTTCATTGACGCTGCCACAGTGAACACAACGGACACAAAGACAGTTAACAATAGACTGACAATCGTGTGCAGAGCATTGCTGGACCAGTAA
- a CDS encoding cytidine deaminase, which translates to MGVSSESFSGYSKSELVIGLVGAVGTDLDGVIKVFSDRLRGFSYEAQTVHISEQIIKKIAAVKRYSKTDKAARINALMDAGNEARRLTGDNAILAFGVAARISQERDKPLEPKARSAFLIRSLKHPDEIHALRDIYGDGFYVVGVYEEKDLRTKHLIEDDQISLPKAKKLVERDEDEHMEFGQRTRDTFQLADFFVDAGAPEEHRKNCVQRILDILFGQVYNTPTFDEFAMFMAFSSALRSADLSRQVGAVIARDDEILSMGANDCPKFGGGLYWPTMNYKGVVADAPKGRDHTRGCDSNKIEKDKIVDDILGSVSDFLKEGVDEAVVKRSIARSSINDITEYGRVVHAEMEAILSCARQNMSTRGATLYCTTFPCHNCAKHIVASGIRRVVYVEPYPKSKALQFHDDSIKLDLTTSGKRTTSKTKVLFEPFVGIGARRFAELFSIHTGSGKPLRRKDAEGKTLTIARKSAKLRVQMLPVSYLEKELEASNIFLNHIR; encoded by the coding sequence ATGGGCGTTTCGAGCGAGAGCTTCTCGGGCTATAGCAAGTCCGAGCTTGTAATCGGGCTTGTAGGAGCGGTTGGCACCGACCTAGACGGCGTCATAAAGGTCTTCTCGGATCGACTTCGGGGCTTCTCCTATGAAGCTCAAACGGTCCATATTTCCGAGCAAATCATCAAAAAAATCGCGGCCGTAAAGCGGTATTCCAAAACCGACAAGGCGGCACGTATAAATGCTCTCATGGACGCAGGAAATGAAGCCCGCAGACTTACCGGCGACAATGCGATTCTCGCCTTTGGAGTTGCCGCCCGGATCTCACAGGAGCGCGACAAGCCTCTTGAGCCAAAGGCCCGAAGCGCCTTTCTCATCCGGTCGCTAAAGCACCCTGACGAAATCCACGCGCTCCGGGACATTTACGGTGACGGGTTCTACGTCGTGGGGGTATATGAGGAGAAAGACCTTAGGACAAAACACTTGATTGAGGATGACCAGATTTCTCTTCCAAAGGCCAAAAAGCTAGTGGAACGAGATGAAGACGAGCACATGGAGTTCGGCCAAAGGACCAGGGATACATTCCAACTTGCCGATTTCTTTGTGGATGCCGGAGCACCCGAGGAGCACCGTAAGAATTGCGTTCAGCGCATACTGGACATTCTCTTCGGACAGGTCTACAATACGCCAACTTTTGACGAATTCGCGATGTTCATGGCGTTCTCGTCCGCGCTGAGGTCGGCCGATCTCTCGCGCCAGGTCGGCGCCGTGATTGCCAGGGACGACGAAATTCTTTCCATGGGCGCCAACGACTGTCCCAAGTTCGGCGGAGGTCTTTATTGGCCGACCATGAACTATAAAGGTGTGGTGGCCGATGCGCCAAAAGGTAGGGACCACACACGCGGTTGCGACTCGAATAAGATCGAAAAGGATAAAATCGTCGACGACATTCTTGGAAGCGTTTCTGACTTCCTGAAGGAGGGTGTCGATGAAGCGGTCGTAAAACGTTCAATCGCACGGAGCAGCATAAACGACATCACGGAATATGGGCGTGTGGTCCATGCCGAAATGGAAGCCATACTTTCCTGCGCCCGGCAGAATATGAGTACCCGTGGCGCAACACTCTACTGCACAACATTTCCCTGTCACAACTGCGCAAAACACATCGTTGCGTCAGGAATCAGGAGAGTTGTCTATGTTGAGCCGTACCCGAAAAGCAAAGCCTTGCAGTTTCACGATGATTCAATCAAACTGGACCTTACAACGTCTGGAAAGAGAACTACGAGCAAGACCAAGGTGCTCTTCGAGCCGTTCGTGGGTATCGGTGCGAGGCGATTTGCCGAGCTCTTCTCGATTCACACCGGATCGGGAAAGCCGCTGAGACGCAAAGATGCTGAAGGCAAGACCCTGACGATTGCCAGGAAAAGTGCCAAACTCAGAGTACAGATGTTGCCGGTTTCGTACCTGGAAAAAGAACTTGAAGCATCAAATATATTTTTGAACCATATTAGGTGA
- a CDS encoding HNH endonuclease encodes MPKPSKPWTREELILAINLYCKTPFGRIHIRNPEIIALAELLGRTPGSVSYKLANFAAIDPSLPRKGASNVSKLDRATWAEFFADWNGMAFESERLWAERTGKALGPVADSGAAAAGAPLLEEDIPLPEGKTREAVVRQRVNQGFFRRAVLSSYDGACCITGLAAPELLVGSHIVPWAADAGNRTNPRNGLCLNVLHDKAFDRGLIAVDADFRVVVSPRVRKLGMAGARAVLEVEGAALRMPRRFLPDPALLAWHRERVFRG; translated from the coding sequence ATGCCTAAGCCCTCCAAGCCCTGGACCCGGGAGGAGCTCATCCTCGCAATCAATCTCTACTGCAAGACGCCGTTTGGGCGGATCCACATCCGGAATCCCGAGATCATTGCGCTGGCGGAGCTTTTGGGGCGGACGCCGGGGTCGGTGAGCTATAAGCTGGCGAATTTTGCGGCGATTGATCCGTCGTTGCCGCGCAAGGGGGCGTCGAACGTGAGCAAGCTGGACCGGGCGACTTGGGCGGAGTTTTTTGCGGATTGGAACGGGATGGCGTTTGAGAGCGAGCGGCTTTGGGCGGAGCGCACGGGGAAAGCGCTTGGTCCGGTGGCGGATTCAGGCGCGGCGGCGGCTGGCGCGCCGCTGTTGGAGGAAGACATCCCCCTCCCCGAGGGCAAAACCCGCGAGGCGGTGGTCCGGCAGCGGGTGAACCAGGGGTTTTTCCGGCGGGCGGTGTTGTCGTCGTATGACGGGGCGTGTTGCATCACGGGGCTGGCGGCGCCGGAGTTGCTCGTGGGAAGCCATATTGTGCCGTGGGCGGCGGATGCGGGGAACCGGACGAATCCGCGGAATGGGCTTTGTTTGAATGTGCTTCACGACAAGGCGTTTGACCGGGGGCTGATCGCGGTGGATGCGGATTTCCGGGTGGTGGTGTCGCCGCGGGTGCGGAAGCTGGGGATGGCGGGCGCGCGGGCGGTGTTGGAGGTGGAGGGCGCGGCGTTGCGGATGCCGCGCCGTTTTCTTCCGGACCCGGCGCTGCTGGCGTGGCATCGGGAGCGGGTGTTCAGGGGTTAG